A window of the Triticum urartu cultivar G1812 unplaced genomic scaffold, Tu2.1 TuUngrouped_contig_582, whole genome shotgun sequence genome harbors these coding sequences:
- the LOC125529756 gene encoding ADP-ribosylation factor 1, translating into MGLAFGKLFSRLFAKKEMRILMVGLDAAGKTTILYKLKLGEIVTTIPTIGFNVETVEYKNISFTVWDVGGQDKIRPLWRHYFQNTQGLIFVVDSNDRDRVVEARDELHRMLNEDELRDAVLLVFANKQDLPNAMNAAEITDKLGLHSLRQRHWYIQSTCATSGEGLYEGLDWLSSNIASKA; encoded by the exons ATGGGGCTCGCGTTCGGGAAGCTCTTCAGCCGGCTTTTCGCCAAGAAGGAGATGCGGATCCTCATGGTCGGTCTTGATGCTGCCGGAAAGACCACCATCCTCTACAAGCTGAAGCTCGGCGAGATCGTTACCACTATCCCAACCATAG GGTTCAATGTTGAAACTGTCGAGTACAAGAACATTAGCTTCACTGTTTGGGATGTTGGGGGTCAGGACAAG ATCAGACCTCTCTGGAGGCATTACTTCCAGAACACGCAGGGTCTTATCTTTGTTGTGGACAGCAATGATAGGGACCGTGTTGTTGAAGCCAGAGATGAGCTCCACAGGATGCTGAATGAG GATGAGTTGCGCGATGCTGTGTTGCTTGTCTTTGCCAACAAGCAAGATCTTCCAAATGCTATGAATGCTGCTGAAATTACTGATAAGCTTGGATTACATTCCCTTCGTCAACGTCACTG GTACATCCAGAGCACATGTGCTACATCCGGTGAGGGTCTGTATGAGGGCCTGGACTGGCTATCCAGTAACATTGCCAGCAAG GCTTGA